One segment of Triticum aestivum cultivar Chinese Spring chromosome 2A, IWGSC CS RefSeq v2.1, whole genome shotgun sequence DNA contains the following:
- the LOC123190856 gene encoding UBP1-associated protein 2B: MAPKKRKADPAAAAGADPAAHHEKPEQKPRVGTIYYPITDDPPEPAADAAAAAALEEEDLAYDYEEEDVTKLLEPLSREQLVALLRAAAEASPATMAAVRRAAESDPASRKLFVHGLGWGAGVEDLRSAFSRFGELEDCRVITDKQSGKSKGYGFVLYQSRTSALRALRRPQLDIGGRLAFCHLAASGPAPPASQSHNPSSNANASSGTTNNNAPASSSSLPDNMQRKIFVGNVHADVDVNRLYEYFSQFGEIEEGPLGFDKSTGKPKGFALFVYKSVDSARRALEEPMRNFDGKMLNVQKAIDGRTKGSSGSNSSANNANATAASTQMTMPSIAAINPYDPSAYGAAAVHDMGFAQQAALLGMGAQQQAFAQPNTAMLAMMAAAMQNPAMLASLNPAFAAAALGAGGQSGIPGFGAQGFGTQGFGAAGVNFPNAAGLQGAAAYQGGPPGFQGTPGFPTSAGFQVGQAASQTGTTAAATGAAGGYQAGAAGQGQVSNTQIGGTGFQGGY, encoded by the coding sequence ATGGCGCCGAAGAAGCGGaaggcggatccggcggcggccgccggcgccgaccccgccgcccaccACGAGAAGCCCGAGCAGAAGCCCCGCGTCGGGACCATCTACTACCCCATCACCGACGACCCCCCGGAGCCGGccgcggacgccgccgccgccgccgccctggaggaggaggacctcgcctACGACTACGAGGAGGAGGACGTCACCAAGCTGCTCGAGCCGCTCTCCCGGGAGCAGCTCGTGGCCCTGCTCCGCGCGGCCGCCGAGGCGAGCCCCGCCACCATGGCGGCCGTGCGCCGCGCCGCCGAGTCCGACCCCGCCAGCAGGAAGCTCTTCGTGCACGGCCTCGGCTGGGGCGCCGGCGTCGAGGACCTCCGCTCCGCCTTCTCCCGCTTCGGCGAGCTCGAGGACTGCCGCGTCATCACCGACAAGCAGTCCGGCAAGTCCAAGGGCTACGGCTTCGTGCTCTACCAGTCCCGCACCTCGGCGCtccgcgccctccgccgcccccAGCTCGACATCGGCGGCCGCCTCGCCTTCTGCCACCTCGCCGCCTCGGGCCCTGCACCCCCGGCCTCCCAGTCCCATAACCCTAGCTCCAACGCCAACGCCAGCTCAGGCACCACCAACAACAACGCCCCCGCTTCCTCCTCCTCGCTGCCTGACAACATGCAGCGCAAGATCTTTGTTGGCAACGTGCACGCTGATGTTGATGTAAATCGCCTCTATGAGTACTTCTCGCAGTTTGGTGAGATTGAAGAGGGGCCGCTGGGCTTTGACAAGAGCACCGGCAAGCCCAAGGGGTTTGCGCTGTTTGTTTACAAGTCTGTGGACAGTGCTCGCCGCGCCCTGGAGGAGCCTATGAGGAATTTTGATGGCAAGATGCTCAATGTGCAGAAGGCCATAGATGGGAGGACAAAGGGCTCATCCGGGTCCAACTCGAGTGCTAACAATGCCAATGCCACCGCTGCTTCTACACAAATGACCATGCCCTCTATTGCCGCCATTAATCCATATGATCCATCAGCGTATGGTGCCGCTGCTGTTCATGACATGGGGTTCGCCCAGCAAGCTGCCTTGCTGGGGATGGGTGCACAGCAGCAAGCGTTTGCGCAGCCCAATACTGCAATGCTGGCCATGATGGCAGCCGCGATGCAGAACCCAGCCATGCTTGCATCGCTAAATCCAGCTTTTGCTGCTGCTGCATTGGGCGCCGGGGGGCAATCTGGCATTCCTGGTTTTGGAGCTCAGGGCTTTGGGACACAAGGGTTTGGGGCTGCTGGCGTCAATTTTCCAAATGCAGCAGGTCTTCAGGGAGCTGCAGCATATCAAGGAGGGCCTCCTGGTTTTCAGGGGACACCTGGGTTCCCCACTTCTGCTGGGTTTCAGGTCGGCCAAGCAGCTTCCCAAACGGGCACAACTGCAGCCGCCACTGGTGCTGCTGGTGGTTATCAGGCTGGGGCTGCTGGGCAGGGCCAAGTGTCCAATACCCAGATTGGTGGCACTGGTTTTCAGGGTGGCTATTGA
- the LOC123190857 gene encoding phosphopantothenoylcysteine decarboxylase subunit VHS3, with the protein MDTAMHPAGGLADLLTDNAGTGTGTEGIICGMPDFKMGGKRGDESAPTDAGDEDGEDDDGDEDGDFAEGEEEISEGEEYDNPKASDAKKKQIGEGEENGEDDEEEQEEQDGGGGDDDDDDDDDDDNEDDDDDDDDVAAEDDEDGVEEEDDDQDNDDDEEDDDEDSLQPPKKKKK; encoded by the exons ATGGACACCGCCATGCACCCCGCCGGCGGCCTCGCCGACCTGCTTACCGACAACGccggcaccggcaccggcaccgAG GGCATTATTTGTGGCATGCCAGACTTCAAGATGGGTGGAAAGAGGGGCGATGAATCTGCCCCTACTGATGCTGGTGATGAAGATGGCGAAGATGATGACGGGGATGAGGATGGTGACTTCGCGGAGGGCGAAGAGGAAATCTCGGAAGGAGAGGAGTATGACAACCCCAAGGCCAGTGACGCCAAGAAGAAACAAATAGGCGAGGGTGAGGAGAATGGCGAGGATGATGAGGAAGAACAAGAGGAGCAGGACGGTGGAGgaggtgacgacgatgatgatgatgacgacgatgatgacaatgaggacgacgacgatgatgacgacgatgtCGCTGCTGAAGACGATGAGGATGGAGTAGAAGAGGAGGATGACGACCAGGacaacgacgatgatgaggaggacgatgacgaggactcGCTCCAGcccccgaagaagaagaagaagtga